A genome region from Stenotrophomonas bentonitica includes the following:
- a CDS encoding replication initiator protein A, whose protein sequence is MSSPALPHRQQPMQEREQLDLFRALPGDMAPRDSQDLMAYPFFSLGKSKRVKPIDFRAGNITIRVEGTQEHGIATIWDADVLIWAASQIVEAKDAGLRPSRLMRATPYEILRFIGRGKSLRDYQRLKAALDRLQSTTVATSIRETTGRRLNRFSWINEWKELADANGTPLGIELILPDWFYAGVLDAALVLTIDPAYFRLTGGIERWLYRLVRKHGGRQAHGWQFDFRYLHQKSGSTAKPYDFACDLRALVARQSLPGYVLGIERMPDDGTELLTFRPVPQTARG, encoded by the coding sequence ATGTCCAGCCCTGCGCTGCCGCACCGGCAGCAGCCGATGCAGGAACGCGAACAGCTCGACCTGTTCCGCGCCTTGCCCGGCGACATGGCGCCGCGCGACAGCCAGGATTTGATGGCCTATCCGTTCTTCTCGCTCGGCAAGTCCAAGCGGGTCAAGCCGATCGACTTCCGGGCGGGCAACATCACGATCCGCGTGGAAGGCACGCAGGAGCACGGTATCGCCACTATTTGGGATGCGGACGTGCTGATCTGGGCGGCCTCGCAGATCGTGGAGGCGAAGGACGCGGGCCTGCGGCCCTCGCGGCTGATGCGCGCCACGCCCTACGAGATCCTGCGCTTCATCGGGCGCGGCAAGTCGCTGCGCGACTACCAGCGCCTCAAGGCCGCGCTGGATCGCCTGCAATCGACCACGGTGGCCACGTCCATCCGCGAGACGACCGGGCGGCGCCTGAACCGCTTCTCGTGGATCAACGAATGGAAGGAACTGGCCGATGCCAATGGCACGCCGCTGGGCATCGAGCTGATCCTGCCGGACTGGTTCTATGCCGGCGTGCTCGACGCCGCCCTGGTGCTGACCATCGACCCGGCGTATTTCCGGCTGACGGGTGGCATCGAGCGGTGGCTTTATCGCCTGGTGCGCAAGCATGGCGGCAGGCAGGCGCACGGCTGGCAGTTCGACTTTCGCTACCTGCACCAGAAATCGGGCAGCACCGCGAAGCCTTACGACTTCGCCTGCGACCTGCGCGCGCTGGTCGCGCGGCAGTCGCTGCCCGGCTACGTGTTGGGAATCGAGCGGATGCCGGACGACGGAACGGAATTGCTGACCTTCCGGCCCGTGCCGCAAACGGCACGGGGATAA
- a CDS encoding helix-turn-helix transcriptional regulator, whose translation MRPAPLRPAATAVAASMQPQRYLTNDEAAEYLRLSPRTLEKQRVIGGGPRFRKFGRRVMYAVADLDIWAADRSFETTSDPEYAEHHAADSRAR comes from the coding sequence ATGCGTCCCGCTCCCTTGCGGCCTGCCGCCACTGCTGTCGCTGCGTCCATGCAGCCTCAACGCTACCTGACCAACGACGAAGCTGCCGAGTACCTGCGCCTGTCGCCGCGCACCCTGGAGAAACAGCGCGTGATCGGTGGTGGCCCGCGCTTTCGCAAGTTCGGTCGCCGCGTCATGTACGCCGTGGCCGACCTCGACATATGGGCGGCCGACCGCAGCTTCGAGACGACTTCCGATCCCGAATACGCCGAGCATCATGCGGCGGACAGCCGTGCGCGCTGA
- a CDS encoding DUF6988 family protein: MEETIINNDPLEHMLHRSNTLHERLDELLGDADFDGSPRGESTLGMCLVAMEHAAAMRALMSLRLPTSAVGLMRLQFEALTRAMWLLYAASDAAIDKLLAPLTQQSERAAKNLPGASEMIEQIGKRVGQGAPAAAHQMLLHFKDVTWHGMNSFVHGGIHPLRRSADGFPVDLALQVLRSSNGLTTMTGMTMAVLTGDETVAKPVSKIQPAFADCLPDLLRP; the protein is encoded by the coding sequence ATGGAGGAAACCATCATCAACAACGACCCGTTGGAGCACATGCTCCACCGTTCCAATACCTTGCACGAGCGGCTGGATGAACTGCTGGGCGATGCCGATTTCGATGGATCGCCCCGCGGCGAATCAACCCTCGGCATGTGCTTGGTCGCTATGGAACATGCGGCGGCAATGCGAGCATTGATGTCGCTGCGACTGCCCACGTCTGCCGTCGGCCTCATGCGCCTGCAGTTCGAGGCCCTGACACGGGCAATGTGGCTGCTCTACGCAGCTAGCGACGCAGCGATCGATAAGTTGCTGGCGCCACTGACGCAGCAGAGCGAACGGGCAGCCAAGAACTTGCCTGGCGCCAGCGAAATGATTGAGCAGATCGGCAAGCGAGTCGGACAAGGCGCGCCGGCAGCCGCGCACCAGATGCTGTTGCACTTCAAGGATGTGACCTGGCACGGCATGAACTCATTCGTGCATGGCGGCATTCATCCGCTGCGGCGTAGTGCCGACGGCTTCCCGGTCGATCTTGCGCTGCAAGTACTGCGCAGCTCGAACGGTCTGACGACCATGACCGGCATGACGATGGCTGTCCTCACCGGCGATGAAACCGTGGCCAAGCCCGTGAGCAAGATCCAGCCGGCATTCGCCGACTGCCTGCCGGATCTGCTGAGACCTTGA
- a CDS encoding GNAT family N-acetyltransferase, with translation MTIQLRHETPDDMAAIEAVTVAAFADAPHTSHTEQFIMRALRAAGELTLSIVAEEHGQVVGHVALSPVTITDRNGHKAEGWYGLGPIFVLPQRQGHGIGSRLMEQALSELRAMQAAGCVLLGDPAYYAGFGFQAHAGLQLPGVPPGYFMALALHGPVPEGIAHYSDAFNAAA, from the coding sequence ATGACCATCCAGCTACGACACGAAACACCTGACGACATGGCCGCCATCGAGGCCGTCACGGTCGCCGCCTTCGCCGATGCACCGCACACCAGCCACACCGAGCAGTTCATCATGCGCGCCCTGCGCGCCGCCGGCGAACTGACGCTTTCCATCGTGGCCGAGGAACACGGCCAGGTCGTCGGCCATGTGGCCCTGTCGCCCGTGACCATCACCGATCGCAACGGCCACAAGGCCGAAGGCTGGTACGGCTTGGGGCCGATCTTCGTCCTGCCGCAAAGGCAAGGGCACGGCATCGGCTCGCGCCTGATGGAACAGGCGCTGTCTGAACTGCGGGCCATGCAGGCCGCAGGCTGCGTGCTGCTGGGCGATCCCGCGTACTACGCGGGTTTTGGTTTTCAGGCCCATGCGGGCCTGCAACTGCCGGGCGTGCCGCCCGGCTACTTCATGGCGCTGGCCCTACATGGGCCGGTTCCCGAAGGCATCGCGCACTACAGCGATGCTTTCAACGCCGCCGCCTGA
- the parA gene encoding ParA family partition ATPase, whose translation MIVALLNQKGGVGKTTLATHIAGELAMRGQHVVLLDADPQGSSLDWTQRRSQQGLPRLFSAVGLARETLHQEAPELARRADHVVIDGPPRIAALARSALLAAERVLIPVQPSPYDLWASAEMVALIREAQVFRPALRAAFVINRRVSTTVIGREARQALADQPLPALRAEVHQRIVFADSVAAGRLARETAPDSAAAREITALVDELLRWTP comes from the coding sequence ATGATCGTCGCTCTGCTCAACCAGAAAGGCGGCGTGGGCAAGACCACGCTCGCCACGCACATCGCTGGCGAGCTGGCGATGCGCGGCCAGCACGTCGTGCTGCTGGACGCCGATCCGCAGGGTTCATCGCTGGATTGGACGCAGCGCAGAAGCCAGCAAGGCTTGCCACGGCTGTTCAGCGCCGTGGGCCTCGCACGCGAAACGCTGCACCAGGAAGCGCCAGAACTGGCCCGTCGCGCCGATCACGTCGTCATCGACGGCCCGCCGCGCATCGCGGCGCTGGCGCGCTCCGCGCTGCTGGCGGCCGAGCGCGTGCTGATCCCCGTGCAGCCCAGCCCCTACGACCTGTGGGCCAGCGCCGAGATGGTGGCGCTGATCCGCGAGGCGCAGGTGTTTCGGCCTGCATTGCGCGCGGCCTTCGTCATCAACCGGCGCGTCAGTACCACCGTGATCGGGCGTGAAGCACGCCAGGCGCTCGCTGACCAGCCGCTTCCTGCGCTGCGCGCGGAAGTGCATCAACGCATCGTGTTCGCCGACAGCGTGGCCGCTGGTCGGCTTGCACGCGAGACAGCGCCGGACAGCGCCGCCGCGCGCGAAATCACTGCGCTGGTGGACGAACTGCTGCGGTGGACGCCATGA
- a CDS encoding helix-turn-helix domain-containing protein — translation MQKRSVQPGRPAGSTTHDAELAHAFGAAVRALRIERGIAQESLAHLAGVERSHMGKIERGEHMPTLAIIFKIAGALECSTAVLMSEAESQLAAAALP, via the coding sequence ATGCAGAAGCGATCCGTCCAGCCCGGCCGACCGGCTGGCTCCACCACCCATGACGCCGAGTTGGCTCACGCCTTCGGCGCTGCGGTGCGTGCGCTGCGGATAGAGCGCGGTATCGCGCAAGAATCGCTGGCGCACCTGGCTGGCGTCGAACGTTCGCACATGGGCAAGATCGAGCGCGGCGAGCACATGCCAACGCTGGCGATCATCTTCAAGATTGCCGGCGCGCTCGAATGCAGCACGGCGGTGCTGATGAGCGAGGCTGAAAGCCAGCTCGCAGCGGCAGCCCTGCCGTAG
- a CDS encoding DUF2958 domain-containing protein, with protein MNCAFITDEQRIVLLANGRESLLNPDFDPAPVVKLFTPDAGATWLLTEIDPDDHDHAFGLCDLGLGMPEIGWVSLGELATVRGGLGLPIERDLSFRAEKRLSAYARDARLAGRIVQ; from the coding sequence ATGAACTGCGCATTCATCACCGACGAGCAGCGCATCGTGCTGCTGGCCAATGGCCGCGAATCCTTGCTGAACCCGGACTTCGATCCGGCCCCCGTGGTCAAGCTGTTCACGCCGGATGCCGGCGCGACCTGGCTGCTGACCGAGATTGATCCCGATGACCACGACCACGCCTTTGGTCTTTGTGACCTGGGCCTGGGGATGCCGGAAATCGGCTGGGTCAGCCTGGGCGAACTGGCGACCGTGCGCGGCGGGCTGGGCCTGCCAATCGAACGCGACCTGTCTTTCCGGGCCGAAAAGCGGTTGAGCGCCTATGCGCGCGATGCGCGCCTGGCCGGGCGAATCGTTCAATGA
- a CDS encoding DUF2285 domain-containing protein, with product MVNPHHLAHWYPTAAYLFVLWLDALALAWEYLRRNPDYRLDWLRHHRRLQAAQQAAQRWGLRLLEDPALDARDAHPAWLPGSDAVVQLYPDADPPLDAAAFAFWHIPGHKHLLHDGKGLALIARSPGRCLRFALAPGLQDGMAVVHAYRGGTTAPARGYAPGAAIADAKPRPTPAALLELHTLQALDATLAGASLREVGEGLFGVDALADWYSDGGLRSKVRRLVRRGDAMMRGGYRRIAQISPLEKGRSDDGAKRP from the coding sequence ATGGTCAATCCCCATCACCTCGCGCACTGGTATCCCACTGCGGCGTACCTGTTTGTCCTGTGGCTCGATGCGCTCGCGCTGGCTTGGGAATACCTGCGCAGGAATCCCGACTACCGGCTTGACTGGCTGCGCCATCATCGCCGGCTGCAAGCTGCGCAGCAGGCGGCTCAACGCTGGGGCTTGCGCTTGCTGGAAGACCCAGCCCTGGATGCGCGCGACGCGCATCCGGCCTGGCTGCCCGGCTCCGATGCCGTGGTGCAGCTCTACCCGGATGCCGATCCACCACTGGACGCCGCCGCGTTCGCGTTCTGGCACATCCCCGGCCACAAGCACCTGCTGCATGATGGCAAGGGCCTGGCGCTGATCGCGCGCAGTCCTGGTCGCTGCCTGCGCTTCGCGCTGGCGCCCGGCCTGCAAGACGGCATGGCCGTGGTCCATGCCTATCGCGGCGGCACTACCGCGCCTGCGCGCGGCTATGCGCCGGGCGCAGCCATTGCCGATGCCAAGCCCAGGCCAACACCGGCCGCGCTGCTGGAACTGCATACCCTGCAAGCGCTCGACGCCACCCTGGCGGGCGCGTCCTTGCGCGAGGTCGGTGAAGGCTTGTTCGGCGTGGATGCCTTGGCCGATTGGTACAGCGACGGTGGCCTGCGCTCGAAGGTGCGCCGTCTGGTGCGGCGAGGCGATGCAATGATGCGCGGCGGCTATCGCCGGATAGCACAAATTTCGCCGCTTGAGAAGGGTCGTTCTGATGATGGCGCAAAACGACCCTGA
- a CDS encoding S26 family signal peptidase: protein MTLPSAIAGAAGIPPRPRSRLRARLVLAGISTCGLAALAWASFVHPLPRLIYNPSDSVAVGWYSVDPLGHGTGSQPRSLSVGSIVLTALPPDAAALAAQRGYLPASVPLLKRVGAVAPQEVCITGRIVRIDGVPSAAVLPADRWGRPLLSWQQCRHLEPGELFLLSVTNPASFDSRYFGPVSASVVIGVAHPVWLESRP from the coding sequence ATGACGCTTCCATCCGCCATTGCCGGTGCAGCGGGCATTCCGCCACGTCCTCGTTCGCGCCTGCGCGCTCGCCTCGTGCTGGCGGGCATATCCACCTGCGGCCTCGCTGCGCTGGCCTGGGCGTCCTTCGTGCATCCGCTGCCGCGCCTGATCTACAACCCGTCCGATAGCGTGGCGGTCGGCTGGTATAGCGTCGATCCGCTGGGCCACGGCACCGGCTCGCAGCCACGTTCCTTGTCCGTGGGCAGCATCGTCCTGACCGCGCTGCCGCCAGACGCCGCCGCGCTGGCCGCGCAGCGCGGCTACCTGCCGGCGAGCGTGCCGCTGCTCAAGCGCGTGGGCGCCGTTGCGCCGCAGGAGGTGTGCATCACTGGCCGCATCGTCCGCATCGACGGCGTGCCTTCGGCCGCCGTGCTGCCCGCCGACCGCTGGGGCCGGCCGCTGCTATCCTGGCAGCAATGCCGTCACCTCGAACCCGGCGAACTGTTCCTGCTCAGTGTGACCAATCCGGCGTCGTTCGATAGCAGGTATTTCGGGCCGGTCAGCGCATCCGTCGTGATCGGCGTCGCGCATCCGGTCTGGCTGGAGTCCCGCCCATGA
- a CDS encoding DUF736 domain-containing protein encodes MANIGTFTADKDGFTGTLRTLTLNVKVKLVPNDKGSSENAPDFRLQAAGHDIGAAWNKTSEAGREYKSVTLDDPSFPAPVYARLIEGEDGTHDLIWSRSKPQAA; translated from the coding sequence ATGGCCAACATCGGCACCTTCACCGCAGACAAAGACGGCTTCACCGGCACGCTCCGCACCCTGACCCTCAACGTCAAGGTCAAGCTGGTTCCCAACGACAAGGGCAGCAGCGAGAACGCCCCCGACTTCCGCCTCCAGGCCGCCGGCCACGACATCGGCGCGGCGTGGAACAAGACCAGCGAGGCCGGGCGGGAATACAAGTCCGTGACCCTCGACGATCCTTCGTTCCCGGCTCCGGTCTATGCCCGCCTGATCGAAGGCGAGGACGGCACGCACGACCTGATCTGGTCGCGCAGCAAGCCCCAGGCGGCGTGA
- the radC gene encoding RadC family protein, translating to MSQLSFSSFDASLMVRDAQGRYLLATTDQILEAARQAIEHKMQRGASFSSPVAVKEYLRAKLAGFEHEVFAVLFLDTHHCLIEYAEMFRGTIDSASVYPREVVKQALRLNAAAVIVSHNHPSGNPEPSAADRALTQRLKEALALVDVRILDHVIVAGGNTASFAERGLI from the coding sequence ATGTCGCAACTGTCCTTTTCCTCGTTCGATGCCTCGCTGATGGTGCGTGATGCACAGGGCCGCTATCTGCTGGCGACGACTGACCAGATTCTGGAGGCCGCGCGCCAGGCTATCGAGCACAAGATGCAGCGCGGTGCGTCATTCAGTTCGCCGGTGGCGGTCAAGGAGTACCTGCGCGCCAAGCTGGCTGGGTTCGAGCACGAGGTGTTCGCCGTGCTGTTCCTCGATACGCACCATTGCTTGATCGAGTATGCCGAGATGTTTCGAGGCACCATCGACAGCGCATCGGTGTATCCGCGCGAAGTGGTCAAGCAGGCGCTGCGGCTCAATGCGGCGGCGGTCATCGTTTCGCACAACCACCCGAGCGGGAATCCTGAGCCGAGCGCGGCCGACAGGGCACTGACCCAGCGGCTCAAGGAGGCGCTGGCACTGGTGGACGTTCGCATTCTGGATCACGTCATCGTCGCGGGCGGCAACACCGCGTCATTCGCCGAACGCGGCCTGATCTGA
- a CDS encoding DUF2840 domain-containing protein: MIAFASSAAVAVTAAPLPSPAALAGQPASAPLTRVALAYIEPRFKLYLRFGEPARIIRLDRWRRCAVFLPNAVLCRVRWQANDYGTVRWQLMMMQACTPLDAAQRIPGVQPGARLLLHAEGENQVRAVLERIDAIEALGIALVAVSPAYWRTLANRLAARLPLPEYTAERHAAWLIGRALP; encoded by the coding sequence ATGATTGCATTCGCTTCGTCTGCCGCTGTCGCGGTCACGGCTGCGCCGCTACCATCACCGGCCGCGCTTGCTGGCCAGCCTGCCAGCGCACCGCTGACGCGCGTGGCGCTGGCCTACATCGAGCCACGCTTCAAGCTCTATCTGCGCTTCGGCGAGCCGGCGCGCATCATCCGGCTCGACCGCTGGCGGCGCTGCGCCGTATTCCTGCCGAACGCGGTTCTGTGCCGTGTCCGCTGGCAGGCCAACGACTACGGCACCGTGCGCTGGCAGCTCATGATGATGCAGGCTTGCACGCCGCTCGATGCGGCGCAGCGCATTCCTGGCGTGCAGCCGGGTGCGCGCCTGCTGCTGCACGCCGAGGGCGAGAACCAGGTCCGTGCCGTGCTGGAACGCATCGACGCCATCGAGGCGCTGGGCATCGCGCTCGTCGCTGTCTCGCCCGCGTACTGGCGCACGCTCGCCAACCGGCTCGCTGCGCGCCTGCCACTGCCCGAATACACCGCAGAGCGGCACGCCGCCTGGCTCATAGGGAGGGCACTGCCATGA
- a CDS encoding DUF932 domain-containing protein: MQLASRFASRSPVLRSERPLSDDQIRAVAPSIFADAPHESRSERYSYIPTATVLQELRGEGFEPFMVTQTRVRHDDRRDYTKHMIRLRHASQINGREANEIILLNSHDGTSSYQMLAGMFRFVCSNGLVCGDTVADVRVPHKGDVAGHVIEGAYEVLHGFDRAQESRDAMRAITLDAGESEVFARAALALKYDEDKPAPITESQILVPRRHDDDRRDLWSVFNRTQENLTKGGLSARAANGRRQTTRPVQGIDQSVRLNRALWLLADGLRQLKA; encoded by the coding sequence ATGCAACTCGCATCCCGCTTCGCTTCCCGTTCCCCGGTGCTGCGTTCGGAACGCCCCTTGTCCGATGACCAAATCCGGGCCGTGGCCCCGTCCATCTTCGCGGACGCCCCGCACGAAAGCCGCTCCGAGCGGTACAGCTACATCCCCACCGCGACCGTGCTGCAAGAACTGCGCGGGGAAGGCTTCGAGCCGTTCATGGTGACGCAAACCCGCGTGCGTCACGACGACCGCCGCGACTACACCAAGCACATGATCCGGCTGCGCCACGCCAGCCAGATCAACGGCCGCGAGGCCAACGAAATCATCCTGCTGAACTCCCATGACGGCACCAGCAGCTACCAGATGCTGGCCGGGATGTTCCGCTTCGTTTGCAGCAATGGCCTTGTCTGCGGCGACACCGTGGCCGACGTGCGCGTTCCCCACAAGGGCGACGTAGCCGGGCACGTCATCGAAGGCGCTTACGAAGTCCTGCACGGCTTCGACCGGGCGCAGGAATCCCGCGATGCCATGCGCGCCATCACGCTGGACGCCGGGGAATCGGAAGTGTTCGCCCGCGCTGCGCTGGCGTTGAAGTACGACGAGGACAAGCCCGCGCCCATCACGGAATCGCAAATCCTAGTGCCGCGCCGCCATGACGACGACCGCCGCGACCTGTGGAGCGTGTTCAACCGCACGCAGGAGAACTTGACCAAAGGCGGCCTGTCCGCCCGCGCCGCGAATGGCCGCCGCCAGACCACCCGGCCCGTGCAGGGCATCGACCAAAGCGTGCGCCTCAATCGCGCCCTGTGGCTGCTGGCCGATGGTCTGCGTCAGTTGAAAGCCTGA
- a CDS encoding DUF2958 domain-containing protein — protein MNPLITEDDRVCLLAHGQARAAGRAIDPVPVVRLFTPDAHVTWLLAALDPADGDTAWGLIDLGIGIPAQGTVKLSELAGIVGPRQQPVMRDLYFCPTRTLSEYTRLAQRDGAIPD, from the coding sequence ATGAATCCGCTCATCACCGAGGACGACCGTGTGTGCCTGCTGGCCCACGGCCAGGCCCGCGCCGCTGGCCGGGCCATCGACCCGGTGCCCGTGGTCCGGTTGTTCACGCCGGACGCGCATGTGACTTGGCTGCTGGCCGCGCTCGATCCCGCCGATGGCGACACCGCCTGGGGACTTATCGACCTGGGGATCGGTATACCGGCGCAAGGCACCGTCAAGCTATCCGAGCTGGCCGGCATCGTCGGGCCGCGCCAGCAGCCCGTGATGCGTGACCTCTATTTCTGCCCAACGCGCACGCTGTCGGAATACACCCGGCTGGCCCAGCGCGACGGGGCTATCCCGGACTGA
- a CDS encoding ParB/RepB/Spo0J family partition protein, with protein MNAVLKTEAITIEAAAPLEMADPSKNLILVPLSQLLPRRSKRNARKMPRLSIPELAASIARIGLLQNLIVILATDGEAYEVVAGDRRLTALKLLAKKKRIPADYEVPCLLVPDASARTVSLAENLMREQMHPADQFEAFAALVKEGRPIEDIAADFGVSPLVVQRRLKLAHIAPRLMADYRAGTVTLEQLMALTITDDHAAQEAAFYGAPEWQRSPPKLRERLTEREIDAAHALVRFVGLDTYRQAGGGIRRDLFAEGAAGTYLTDTAVLETLVRDKLATLAEDVRAEGWAWVEAVPHLAYEERQAFQNAPRHRREPTTREARRIASLETRLEKIDAELEEACDAEDEAKAEKLEQRRDQVVGELQDAEDALQGYAPEVREVAGAIVTIDRNGEAVIHRGLLREAEAKALRTLEKLRRGFSNTEGEAANDEHEDADDAPKAASLSDRLAQRLSAHRTAALQIEVARHPHVALAALVHGMVQTVLQPDAYGDGLPLGVRLTAQDRLEGMAPDWPESPAAVALRELQQVAGEALPEDSAELFAALLAKPQDELVRLLAVCVASTVDVVTPRATAHQPGGELAQAVGLDMAAWWKPTAEGYFKHVSKAVILDAVGEYAPEQVNRLAKLKKADIASEAERLADGTGWMPGIFKAAGPQDAAQEESPEQDAPEDAEAMADEPAEALAA; from the coding sequence ATGAACGCCGTACTCAAAACCGAAGCCATCACCATCGAAGCCGCCGCCCCGCTGGAAATGGCCGACCCGTCCAAGAACCTGATTCTGGTTCCGCTCTCGCAGTTGCTGCCGCGCCGCTCCAAGCGCAACGCCCGCAAGATGCCGCGCCTGTCCATCCCCGAACTGGCCGCGAGCATTGCCCGCATCGGCCTGCTGCAAAACCTTATCGTCATCCTTGCCACCGATGGCGAGGCTTACGAAGTGGTGGCAGGCGACCGCCGCCTGACCGCCTTGAAGCTGCTGGCGAAGAAGAAGCGCATCCCCGCCGACTACGAAGTGCCGTGCCTGCTGGTGCCCGATGCGTCCGCTCGTACCGTCAGCCTCGCGGAAAACCTGATGCGCGAGCAGATGCACCCCGCCGACCAGTTCGAGGCGTTCGCCGCGCTGGTCAAGGAAGGCCGGCCCATCGAGGACATTGCCGCCGACTTCGGCGTGTCCCCGCTGGTGGTGCAGCGCCGCTTGAAGCTCGCCCACATCGCGCCGCGCCTGATGGCCGACTACCGCGCCGGAACCGTCACGCTGGAACAGTTGATGGCCTTGACCATCACCGACGACCACGCCGCGCAGGAAGCCGCGTTCTATGGTGCGCCGGAATGGCAGCGCAGCCCGCCCAAGCTGCGCGAGCGCCTGACCGAGCGCGAAATCGACGCCGCGCACGCGCTGGTGCGCTTCGTCGGGCTGGACACCTACCGGCAGGCAGGCGGCGGCATCCGCCGCGACCTGTTCGCAGAAGGCGCTGCCGGAACCTACCTCACCGATACCGCAGTGCTGGAAACGCTGGTGCGCGACAAGCTGGCAACGCTGGCCGAGGACGTGCGCGCCGAGGGCTGGGCGTGGGTGGAGGCCGTGCCGCATCTGGCCTACGAGGAACGGCAGGCGTTCCAGAACGCCCCGCGCCATCGCCGCGAGCCGACCACCCGCGAGGCCCGCCGCATCGCCTCGTTGGAAACCCGCCTCGAAAAGATCGACGCCGAACTGGAAGAAGCCTGCGACGCCGAGGACGAGGCCAAGGCCGAGAAGCTGGAACAGCGGCGCGATCAGGTGGTCGGGGAACTGCAAGACGCGGAGGACGCCTTACAAGGCTATGCGCCCGAGGTGCGCGAGGTGGCCGGTGCCATCGTCACCATCGACCGCAACGGCGAGGCCGTCATTCATCGCGGCCTGCTGCGCGAGGCCGAGGCCAAGGCGCTGCGCACGCTGGAAAAGCTGCGGCGCGGTTTCAGCAACACCGAAGGCGAAGCCGCCAACGACGAGCACGAGGACGCCGACGACGCGCCCAAGGCCGCGAGCCTGTCCGACCGGCTGGCGCAGCGGTTGAGCGCCCACCGCACGGCGGCGCTGCAAATCGAAGTCGCACGGCATCCGCACGTCGCGCTGGCCGCGCTGGTGCATGGCATGGTGCAGACCGTCTTGCAGCCCGACGCCTACGGCGATGGCCTGCCGCTCGGCGTGCGCCTCACGGCGCAAGACCGACTGGAAGGCATGGCCCCGGACTGGCCGGAATCGCCCGCTGCCGTGGCGCTGCGCGAACTGCAACAGGTGGCCGGTGAAGCCTTGCCGGAGGACAGCGCCGAACTGTTCGCCGCGCTGCTGGCGAAGCCGCAAGACGAACTGGTGCGGCTGCTGGCCGTGTGCGTGGCTTCCACGGTGGACGTGGTGACGCCTCGCGCCACGGCGCACCAGCCCGGCGGGGAACTGGCGCAGGCCGTGGGCCTCGACATGGCCGCATGGTGGAAGCCGACCGCAGAAGGCTATTTCAAGCACGTTTCCAAGGCCGTGATTCTGGATGCCGTGGGGGAGTACGCGCCCGAGCAGGTCAACCGGCTGGCGAAGTTGAAGAAGGCCGACATTGCCAGCGAGGCCGAGCGGCTGGCCGATGGCACGGGCTGGATGCCCGGCATCTTCAAGGCCGCAGGCCCGCAGGATGCCGCGCAGGAGGAAAGCCCGGAGCAGGACGCCCCGGAGGATGCCGAAGCAATGGCGGATGAACCCGCCGAGGCGCTGGCCGCTTGA